Proteins from one Cyprinus carpio isolate SPL01 chromosome B15, ASM1834038v1, whole genome shotgun sequence genomic window:
- the LOC109052325 gene encoding protein phosphatase Slingshot homolog 2-like isoform X2, producing the protein MALVTVQRSPTPSTTSSPCVSEAGSAEDDRRSQPRSISENFLTVKGAALFLPRGNGSSPSSAPRITQRRNKHTGDLQQHLQTMFTLLRPEDTIRLAVRLESAYALRTRYMVIVSTNGRQDTEESVVLGMDFGNSDSTCTVGLVLPLWSDTLIHLDGDGGFSVSTVNRVHVFKPVSVQAMWSALQSLHKVCEVARCHNYYPGSLFLTWVSYYQSRVTSDQHCINEWNAMQDVQSHRADSPVLFTDLPTERERTERLIKTRLREIMMQKDLENVTSKEIRTELEMQMVCNLREFKEFIDNEMIVILGQMDSPTEIFDHVYLGSEWNASNLEELQNSGVRYILNVTREIDNFFPGLFEYHNIRVYDEEATNLLEYWNDTYKFISKAKKAGVKCLVHCKMGVSRSASTVIAYAMKEYSWDLERAFDHVKERRSVTKPNPSFMKQLEEYQGILLASKQRHNKLWRSHSDSDLSEAHEPLCKAPRSLDHSDTHNNNGPPSIQQMLGIAVIESLTNPQSATGNTHTKLGESPSKLAHEDPILPPRPRQRAATVVPEHNMARNSHLKLAVSEPIARRHPPPSLHVLSPEEGEGNTTSDLSAQSSHPVGEPKTDCVELSPNTPDQKDSYQVSQTLELCLESAASKDEGNQPSPSMPEVDSPSGAPAAPRLDSSDDNNNPNTADLGTADDFVDAGVSCLSTDSIDFFSAREKFLCLSQDSQPARSFSETTAVWSPQSRCSPPLDDSSEEGDECHAHSETNSDAVPLLPHNDNSVCVRHIVTELESISHTCSPPLARNSPQTATLEEVDEESAFVPHSPPDRPSGSVRRATEQLELILRQGQEVPSSLSPLSSPCLDCSEPHSSKPEGTAALTCTEPQKAPDGKPDDTKLLDDKDSGIIPDPSFSVYLKGSVSVEADQITLNRTLEPSSGSSSLLWLEGVTELETDVDNPLRPHVRLARSNEDLQKIQETLRELQAFLYEAGGLGLCTGQVEENQSPEDKQDLIDGEQRLEHKAPAMWKRAMEIEARIRQAGLTPPSLMKRSASIAKLDRLELSTNDLSDWDFHPATTGFHQPSSSSLSTSDTLPLTHSHDDAHKKQRVLPQSPSAPDSAVQAGSAHLPPSCPHQTQVGGASPPEHTPVQPTVSVSTRQQHVKTHPVRRFRKALDKKKTVTVLYNTM; encoded by the exons TATCAGCGAGAACTTCCTAACCGTCAAAGGTGCTGCCCTCTTCCTACCGCGGGGAAATGGGTCCTCCCCTTCTTCAGCACCCCGCATTACACAGCGGCGGAATAAACACACAG GTGACCTCCAGCAGCATTTGCAGACCATGTTCACCCTGCTGCGCCCAGAGGACACCATCCGCCTG GCTGTCCGGTTAGAGAGCGCCTATGCCCTGCGTACACGGTACATGGTCATCGTCTCCACAAATGGTAGACAGGACACTGAAGAAAGTGTGGTTCTGGGAATGGACTTTGGCAATTCAGACAG CACTTGCACAGTTGGGCTGGTTTTACCCTTGTGGAGTGATACGCTTATACACTTGGATGGAGATGG TGGCTTCAGTGTGTCCACCGTTAACCGAGTCCATGTCTTCAAACCGGTCTCGGTGCAGGCCATGTG GTCAGCCTTGCAGTCCCTGCATAAGGTTTGCGAGGTGGCCAGATGTCATAACTACTACCCGGGGAGTCTATTCCTGACCTGGGTCAGTTACTATCAGAGCCGTGTGACCTCTGACCAACACTGCATCAATGAGTGGAACGCCATGCAAGACGTGCAGTCTCACCGTGCAGACTCGCCCGTGCTGTTTACCGACTT GCCAACTGAGAGAGAGCGTACAGAGAGACTGATTAAGACCCGTTTGAGAGAGATCATGATGCAGAAGGACCTGGAGAACGTCACTTCAAAAGAG ATTCGCACGGAGTTAGAGATGCAGATGGTTTGCAACCTGCGGGAGTTCAAGGAGTTCATCGATAATGAGATGATTGTCATCCTGGGCCAGATGGACAGCCCCACAGAGATCTTTGACCACGTCTACTTG GGTTCAGAGTGGAATGCTTCAAATCTTGAGGAGCTCCAGAACAGTGG AGTTCGCTACATCCTGAATGTGACGCGAGAGATTGACAATTTTTTCCCTGGGCTTTTCGAGTACCACAACATCCGAGTATATGACGAGGAGGCCACAAACCTCTTGGAGTATTGGAATGACACCTATAAGTTCATTTCCAAAGCCAA GAAAGCTGGGGTGAAGTGTCTGGTGCACTGTAAGATGGGGGTGAGCCGTTCTGCCTCCACCGTAATAGCATATGCTATGAAGGAGTACAGCTGGGACCTGGAGAGAGCCTTTGACCATGTGAAGGAACGGCGCTCTGTCACCAAACCAAACCCATCCTTCATGAAGCAGCTTGAGGAGTACCAGGGTATCCTGCTAGCCAG CAAACAGAGGCATAACAAGCTGTGGCGTTCCCACTCAGACAGTGATCTGTCAGAGGCTCATGAGCCGCTGTGCAAGGCACCACGCTCGCTGGACCACTCAGACACTCACAACAACAACGGTCCTCCTTCCATTCAGCAGATGCTGGGCATCGCTGTGATAGAATCCCTTACCAATCCACAGTCTGCTACGGGCAACACTCATACCAAATTGGGCGAGTCGCCCTCTAAGCTTGCACATGAAGACCCCATTCTCCCGCCTCGTCCCAGGCAACGAGCGGCCACAGTAGTGCCTGAGCATAATATGGCGAGGAACTCTCATTTGAAACTGGCGGTGAGCGAGCCTATTGCTCGTCGCCATCCTCCTCCCTCTCTACATGTCCTTTCACCAGAGGAGGGAGAGGGCAATACAACTTCAGACCTCAGCGCCCAGTCATCTCACCCTGTGGGTGAGCCAAAAACAGACTGTGTTGAGTTGtccccaaacacacctgatcaaaAAGACTCTTATCAAGTGTCACAAACTTTAGAACTATGTCTGGAAAGCGCTGCCAGTAAAGATGAAGGGAATCAGCCTTCTCCAAGCATGCCCGAGGTTGACAGCCCCTCAGGAGCCCCTGCGGCGCCCAGGCTGGACTCCAGTGATGATAACAACAACCCCAACACTGCAGATCTGGGAACAGCAGACGACTTTGTGGATGCTGGCGTGTCTTGCCTCAGCACAGATAGCATTGACTTCTTTAGTGCCAGAGAGAAATTTCTCTGCCTGTCCCAGGATAGTCAGCCCGCTCGCTCGTTTTCTGAAACAACTGCTGTCTGGTCACCTCAATCCAGATGCAGCCCACCCTTGGATGATTCCAGTGAGGAAGGTGATGAG TGCCACGCCCACTCAGAGACCAATAGCGACGCCGTGCCCCTCCTTCCTCACAATGACAACAGCGTGTGTGTGCGTCACATAGTTACTGAACTGGAATCCATATCACACACCTGCAGTCCGCCACTGGCACGCAACTCACCTCAAACAGCTACACTGGAAGAGGTGGATGAGGAATCGGCTTTTGTTCCTCATTCTCCCCCCGACAGGCCCTCAGGATCCGTGCGCCGGGCCACAGAGCAGTTGGAGCTTATACTACGTCAGGGACAAGAGGTTCCTTCCTCTCTGTCTCCTCTTTCTTCCCCATGTTTGGACTGTTCAGAGCCACACTCCAGTAAGCCAGAGGGCACTGCAGCTCTGACCTGCACTGAGCCCCAGAAGGCTCCAGATGGAAAACCAGATGACACCAAATTGCTTGATGACAAGGATTCTGGTATAATCCCTGATCCTTCCTTCTCGGTATATCTTAAAGGGAGCGTTTCAGTGGAGGCTGACCAGATCACTTTGAACCGCACTCTTGAGCCCAGCTCTGGTTCTTCCTCTCTGTTGTGGCTAGAAGGTGTGACCGAGCTGGAGACAGATGTGGACAACCCGTTGAGGCCCCATGTCCGACTGGCACGTAGCAATGAGGACTTGCAAAAGATACAGGAGACTCTTCGAGAGCTCCAGGCGTTTTTATATGAGGCTGGAGGACTGGGGTTGTGCACTGGACAAGTTGAGGAGAACCAGTCGCCTGAGGACAAGCAGGACTTGATAGATGGGGAGCAGCGATTGGAGCACAAAGCACCTGCGATGTGGAAGAGAGCCATGGAAATCGAGGCCCGTATCAGACAGGCTGGACTCACACCTCCTTCGCTCATGAAACGCTCTGCCTCAATCGCTAAACTGGACAGGCTAGAGCTATCTACTAATGACTTGAGCGACTGGGACTTCCACCCGGCCACCACAGGGTTTCATcaaccctcctcttcctctttatcCACTTCTGACACCTTGCCACTGACCCACAGCCACGATGACGCCCATAAAAAGCAGCGCGTTCTACCTCAGAGCCCTTCCGCCCCTGATTCTGCCGTTCAGGCAGGCTCCGCCCACCTCCCACCCTCATGCCCACATCAGACTCAAGTGGGTGGAGCCAGTCCCCCTGAACACACCCCCGTCCAGCCTACCGTTTCGGTGTCCACGCGACAACAACATGTGAAGACTCACCCTGTTCGTCGTTTCCGTAAAGCGCTGGACAAGAAAAAGACGGTCACTGTTTTGTACAACACCATGTGA
- the LOC109052325 gene encoding protein phosphatase Slingshot homolog 2-like isoform X1: protein MTLESVAITESSSARGFCSCCGAKIMPYFSDNAVASQNQINQLISENFLTVKGAALFLPRGNGSSPSSAPRITQRRNKHTGDLQQHLQTMFTLLRPEDTIRLAVRLESAYALRTRYMVIVSTNGRQDTEESVVLGMDFGNSDSTCTVGLVLPLWSDTLIHLDGDGGFSVSTVNRVHVFKPVSVQAMWSALQSLHKVCEVARCHNYYPGSLFLTWVSYYQSRVTSDQHCINEWNAMQDVQSHRADSPVLFTDLPTERERTERLIKTRLREIMMQKDLENVTSKEIRTELEMQMVCNLREFKEFIDNEMIVILGQMDSPTEIFDHVYLGSEWNASNLEELQNSGVRYILNVTREIDNFFPGLFEYHNIRVYDEEATNLLEYWNDTYKFISKAKKAGVKCLVHCKMGVSRSASTVIAYAMKEYSWDLERAFDHVKERRSVTKPNPSFMKQLEEYQGILLASKQRHNKLWRSHSDSDLSEAHEPLCKAPRSLDHSDTHNNNGPPSIQQMLGIAVIESLTNPQSATGNTHTKLGESPSKLAHEDPILPPRPRQRAATVVPEHNMARNSHLKLAVSEPIARRHPPPSLHVLSPEEGEGNTTSDLSAQSSHPVGEPKTDCVELSPNTPDQKDSYQVSQTLELCLESAASKDEGNQPSPSMPEVDSPSGAPAAPRLDSSDDNNNPNTADLGTADDFVDAGVSCLSTDSIDFFSAREKFLCLSQDSQPARSFSETTAVWSPQSRCSPPLDDSSEEGDECHAHSETNSDAVPLLPHNDNSVCVRHIVTELESISHTCSPPLARNSPQTATLEEVDEESAFVPHSPPDRPSGSVRRATEQLELILRQGQEVPSSLSPLSSPCLDCSEPHSSKPEGTAALTCTEPQKAPDGKPDDTKLLDDKDSGIIPDPSFSVYLKGSVSVEADQITLNRTLEPSSGSSSLLWLEGVTELETDVDNPLRPHVRLARSNEDLQKIQETLRELQAFLYEAGGLGLCTGQVEENQSPEDKQDLIDGEQRLEHKAPAMWKRAMEIEARIRQAGLTPPSLMKRSASIAKLDRLELSTNDLSDWDFHPATTGFHQPSSSSLSTSDTLPLTHSHDDAHKKQRVLPQSPSAPDSAVQAGSAHLPPSCPHQTQVGGASPPEHTPVQPTVSVSTRQQHVKTHPVRRFRKALDKKKTVTVLYNTM from the exons ATGACTCTGGAGAGTGTGGCGATCACGGAGAGCTCCTCTGCCCGGGGATTCTGCTCCTGCTGCGGGGCAAAAATCATGCCGTACTTCTCCGACAACGCGGTCGCTTCTCAAAACCAGATCAACCAGCT TATCAGCGAGAACTTCCTAACCGTCAAAGGTGCTGCCCTCTTCCTACCGCGGGGAAATGGGTCCTCCCCTTCTTCAGCACCCCGCATTACACAGCGGCGGAATAAACACACAG GTGACCTCCAGCAGCATTTGCAGACCATGTTCACCCTGCTGCGCCCAGAGGACACCATCCGCCTG GCTGTCCGGTTAGAGAGCGCCTATGCCCTGCGTACACGGTACATGGTCATCGTCTCCACAAATGGTAGACAGGACACTGAAGAAAGTGTGGTTCTGGGAATGGACTTTGGCAATTCAGACAG CACTTGCACAGTTGGGCTGGTTTTACCCTTGTGGAGTGATACGCTTATACACTTGGATGGAGATGG TGGCTTCAGTGTGTCCACCGTTAACCGAGTCCATGTCTTCAAACCGGTCTCGGTGCAGGCCATGTG GTCAGCCTTGCAGTCCCTGCATAAGGTTTGCGAGGTGGCCAGATGTCATAACTACTACCCGGGGAGTCTATTCCTGACCTGGGTCAGTTACTATCAGAGCCGTGTGACCTCTGACCAACACTGCATCAATGAGTGGAACGCCATGCAAGACGTGCAGTCTCACCGTGCAGACTCGCCCGTGCTGTTTACCGACTT GCCAACTGAGAGAGAGCGTACAGAGAGACTGATTAAGACCCGTTTGAGAGAGATCATGATGCAGAAGGACCTGGAGAACGTCACTTCAAAAGAG ATTCGCACGGAGTTAGAGATGCAGATGGTTTGCAACCTGCGGGAGTTCAAGGAGTTCATCGATAATGAGATGATTGTCATCCTGGGCCAGATGGACAGCCCCACAGAGATCTTTGACCACGTCTACTTG GGTTCAGAGTGGAATGCTTCAAATCTTGAGGAGCTCCAGAACAGTGG AGTTCGCTACATCCTGAATGTGACGCGAGAGATTGACAATTTTTTCCCTGGGCTTTTCGAGTACCACAACATCCGAGTATATGACGAGGAGGCCACAAACCTCTTGGAGTATTGGAATGACACCTATAAGTTCATTTCCAAAGCCAA GAAAGCTGGGGTGAAGTGTCTGGTGCACTGTAAGATGGGGGTGAGCCGTTCTGCCTCCACCGTAATAGCATATGCTATGAAGGAGTACAGCTGGGACCTGGAGAGAGCCTTTGACCATGTGAAGGAACGGCGCTCTGTCACCAAACCAAACCCATCCTTCATGAAGCAGCTTGAGGAGTACCAGGGTATCCTGCTAGCCAG CAAACAGAGGCATAACAAGCTGTGGCGTTCCCACTCAGACAGTGATCTGTCAGAGGCTCATGAGCCGCTGTGCAAGGCACCACGCTCGCTGGACCACTCAGACACTCACAACAACAACGGTCCTCCTTCCATTCAGCAGATGCTGGGCATCGCTGTGATAGAATCCCTTACCAATCCACAGTCTGCTACGGGCAACACTCATACCAAATTGGGCGAGTCGCCCTCTAAGCTTGCACATGAAGACCCCATTCTCCCGCCTCGTCCCAGGCAACGAGCGGCCACAGTAGTGCCTGAGCATAATATGGCGAGGAACTCTCATTTGAAACTGGCGGTGAGCGAGCCTATTGCTCGTCGCCATCCTCCTCCCTCTCTACATGTCCTTTCACCAGAGGAGGGAGAGGGCAATACAACTTCAGACCTCAGCGCCCAGTCATCTCACCCTGTGGGTGAGCCAAAAACAGACTGTGTTGAGTTGtccccaaacacacctgatcaaaAAGACTCTTATCAAGTGTCACAAACTTTAGAACTATGTCTGGAAAGCGCTGCCAGTAAAGATGAAGGGAATCAGCCTTCTCCAAGCATGCCCGAGGTTGACAGCCCCTCAGGAGCCCCTGCGGCGCCCAGGCTGGACTCCAGTGATGATAACAACAACCCCAACACTGCAGATCTGGGAACAGCAGACGACTTTGTGGATGCTGGCGTGTCTTGCCTCAGCACAGATAGCATTGACTTCTTTAGTGCCAGAGAGAAATTTCTCTGCCTGTCCCAGGATAGTCAGCCCGCTCGCTCGTTTTCTGAAACAACTGCTGTCTGGTCACCTCAATCCAGATGCAGCCCACCCTTGGATGATTCCAGTGAGGAAGGTGATGAG TGCCACGCCCACTCAGAGACCAATAGCGACGCCGTGCCCCTCCTTCCTCACAATGACAACAGCGTGTGTGTGCGTCACATAGTTACTGAACTGGAATCCATATCACACACCTGCAGTCCGCCACTGGCACGCAACTCACCTCAAACAGCTACACTGGAAGAGGTGGATGAGGAATCGGCTTTTGTTCCTCATTCTCCCCCCGACAGGCCCTCAGGATCCGTGCGCCGGGCCACAGAGCAGTTGGAGCTTATACTACGTCAGGGACAAGAGGTTCCTTCCTCTCTGTCTCCTCTTTCTTCCCCATGTTTGGACTGTTCAGAGCCACACTCCAGTAAGCCAGAGGGCACTGCAGCTCTGACCTGCACTGAGCCCCAGAAGGCTCCAGATGGAAAACCAGATGACACCAAATTGCTTGATGACAAGGATTCTGGTATAATCCCTGATCCTTCCTTCTCGGTATATCTTAAAGGGAGCGTTTCAGTGGAGGCTGACCAGATCACTTTGAACCGCACTCTTGAGCCCAGCTCTGGTTCTTCCTCTCTGTTGTGGCTAGAAGGTGTGACCGAGCTGGAGACAGATGTGGACAACCCGTTGAGGCCCCATGTCCGACTGGCACGTAGCAATGAGGACTTGCAAAAGATACAGGAGACTCTTCGAGAGCTCCAGGCGTTTTTATATGAGGCTGGAGGACTGGGGTTGTGCACTGGACAAGTTGAGGAGAACCAGTCGCCTGAGGACAAGCAGGACTTGATAGATGGGGAGCAGCGATTGGAGCACAAAGCACCTGCGATGTGGAAGAGAGCCATGGAAATCGAGGCCCGTATCAGACAGGCTGGACTCACACCTCCTTCGCTCATGAAACGCTCTGCCTCAATCGCTAAACTGGACAGGCTAGAGCTATCTACTAATGACTTGAGCGACTGGGACTTCCACCCGGCCACCACAGGGTTTCATcaaccctcctcttcctctttatcCACTTCTGACACCTTGCCACTGACCCACAGCCACGATGACGCCCATAAAAAGCAGCGCGTTCTACCTCAGAGCCCTTCCGCCCCTGATTCTGCCGTTCAGGCAGGCTCCGCCCACCTCCCACCCTCATGCCCACATCAGACTCAAGTGGGTGGAGCCAGTCCCCCTGAACACACCCCCGTCCAGCCTACCGTTTCGGTGTCCACGCGACAACAACATGTGAAGACTCACCCTGTTCGTCGTTTCCGTAAAGCGCTGGACAAGAAAAAGACGGTCACTGTTTTGTACAACACCATGTGA